From Pleurocapsa sp. PCC 7319:
CAAGAGGTTGCCGAGAACGTAACCATGATGACCTTTGGTACGAGCGTCACCACCGCCTTATCTCCCTTGTTACCCATGTTGGCAGCAGCCAAGGCAGTTACGGGTGCATTAGCTGCGATCGTCAGTATATTCTAATTTCCCATTACTTTTCATTTGTTGATTTTTTCTAGGAGCAAGTTTCCATGAGCGATTTAGCCAATTCTTTAGATTTGATGTCCCAGTTGGTTACGGAGTTTCCTGGGCGACTCGATGGCATCATCACCCAATCCCAGGAAGTGGAGGCGGAAGCCAACCAACTGACCGAAAATGTGGCAGAAAAGCAACAGCAGGTAGCAGACATTCTGGCACAGGTACAACAGGCTCTCAATGAGATGCGCGAAGAGGTAGCCGAACACCAATCCCAAACCGAATCTGAGGTAGAAAAGTTTGAAACGGATGTCAAAGAATTAACCGAGTTCTTTGACGAAGCTACTAAAAAACTTGATGCAGAAGTAGCAGAAACTCAAGAAAAACTAGAGAATTTTAAAGCAAAACTCGACGAAGACCGGGAGCAAACCCAAGAGCAACAGCAAGAAAGCGATAAAGAACTCACCGAAGCCTGCGATGCGATCGAGGAAGGGAAGGAAAAGCTGGCTGATGCAATGGGAAATACGATTGATAAAATCGATTCCTTGCGGAAAAAATTAGAGTCTGCCAGCGAAGCGATGGAAAAAGAAGTCGACAGCTTCACCAAACGGGTTAACCAGGGACAAACTAACGTTAAAAATGACGTGGCTACTATGGCTGTGGAATTTGCCGATATTGCTAAAAATTTTAGTAGCAGTCTCAACGATACTTCCGAAATGTTATCGGGAGGAGTAGATGGTTTGATGGATAAAACCCAAGAAACTATCGAATCTAAGATTAAAGATTTAATCGATGATGCGGTAGAAAGCGTTACAGACTCCATCGACGACATGGCGAAGAAAATCTCCGACTCTGAAGAGGAATCTTCTACTCAAAGAAAGTTATTAGAACCTCTGTTCGAGAAGATTCAAGTCTTAATTGGACCCCTAACAGGTCAAGTCGATAGCGTGCGCTCTGCTGCCGATAAAGCCTGTATCGATTTTGACGATTACGTATAAATTAACTGAAATTGTTGAACTAAATAGTCTAGAGGAGCATTACTAATGGCAGTAGATTTTGAAAACACCGCAGCCGAGACGGTGACGAAGTTACAAGAATTATTAGACCGAGCAGATAGTGCTAGTGAAGATCTTTCCGATGCCAGAGCCAAACTAGCCAATGTCTCGACGGATTTTGATGATAATTGGAGTACCCTAGCAGCCAGGGCAGAAGCTTTATTGGAGCGTATTTCCGATGCTAGAGCCGAACTAAATGCCGAGTCCGAGGCTGTATCTCAAGGTTTTGCAGACATGGGTAGCAGCATTGAATCTTTACAGGCTTCCGCCAGCCAAGAACTAGAAGAGACTACCAAAGAGCTTAAAGAACTGGGTGACGAAGCCAAAGAGGATAGTTCGGAATTAGAAAACCTGTTTGAGACAGTGCGGGATACCATTACCAACCTGCAAGATAAGGTCAAAGAAGTAGAGGAAAATCTGACCGAAAACCTTTCCGAGTCGGAAGATAACTTAGAAAACGAAGTTAGCGATGCGATCGCCGATTGCGAATCGGAAATTGACGATAAATCCTCGGATACACAAAATGCGATCGCCGACGATGCCAGCACTAAATTGGCGGACTTGTTGGAACATCTCACCACTCATTTAGAAGAGGTGCAAACTGAACTTACCACTAAAGCTAAAGAGAAAGCCGAGGACACTGAAAATTCTGCGGAAAATACCCTCAAAGACTTTACCGATAAACACGACGACATCTTTGGCGATTTGGTAGATAAAGCCAACGAACTCAAAGACGCACTGACTCGTATTGCCGATTTGGTAGATAAGACCAGCGATACTGCGGATACTGCCAAAGACACCCTCGTTGATGGTGTGGAACTAACCAACGTTGGTGTTAGTGCGGTATTCGGCATTCTCGACGATATCCAATCAATTTTGGGTAAATCTTAGACTCGTTTTATTAATATTCTTTTTAATTTAAAGGCAATAGGGAACGGGGAACGGGCAATGGAGGTGTTATCTTCTCCGTTGCCGATTGCCTCTTCCCTGTTCCCTCTGAGGCAACAGCCTCGGTGAACCTATTTCTCGCTCGCTCTATCCTTGTTTAGCAAATGCCACCGAAAGCGGATAAGTTAAGTCAAACTATAGAAAGTCTCCAGTTGTTTGTCACCAGAAAAGCCCAAGAACGGGAAGATCTTGCCGATATTTCCCGCCAACTGGCGCAATTAAATAAAACTTTAAGTCATAAAAAACTAACCCTCCAGATTGTCAGCGATAAGTTACAACTGGCTCAGGCGGTTTTCGATCTAATTAACAATCAAAGAGAACTGAAGCGGTTTTTTCAGCTTAAATTTGACGAGCTTCCCGACATTCCCGAACCAAATGCCCCCCAAGAATCTGTTAGCCTCAAGCTGAGACAAAACCTGAATAATGCTACTGGTTTGCAGCAGTATGTCGAACTTAGTCCCCACCGTAAATATCTTATTGGCAGATCTCCCAAGGCGGATATTGCGATTAATCCCCAACTATATCAGGGAGTATCTTGGCAACACGCAGCTGTGCGCTCTTTGGTAGCAGCAGGTAAGACTCAGTGGCATATTGACGACTGCCAGAGTACCAACGGGACTTTTGTGAATGGAGAGCGGGTACAAGACAGTCAAGCCCTCAGTTCTGGAGATGTTATTACTCTCGCCTGTCCCCGAGCGGGGATAAATGTGGCGGAATTTCTATTTTCTATCAGAGTAGACAATAGCGATCGCGAGGAAAACAAGGAATATTGGGATATTGTCGATTGCGACCTGTTGATGGTGACGGTAGACAGCCAGCAGGGATTGACTCCAGAGGTTAAGGAGTTTATTCAAAAGCTAGATCTAACTTATATTTCCCAACTCTATTTACTGGTAGATACTCCCGATAGCAAGCAAGAGCCAGAGGCAGCTAAGATTGCCGATACTAACCTTAAAACCATCGATACTTGGCTCAAAAGCCTACCAAAATCAAAATGGGAAGTAGTCCCCCTCTTTCTCAAGCCTTGGTATACCGAAGACTTAGGGGAAATTGACCCCAGACAGCAAAAAAAACAGGAACGCTTTGCTAAGATTTTAGGCAACGTCGTCAAACGGCAACCAGAGAATATCCTGGCAAAACGCATTACCGTCAAAGTTGTTCGTGCAGCTGAACCCATCGAACCCTTGCTGGAAGAGCAACAGCAGGAATTAAGTGAAAAACTGGCACAGGAACAACAAGAACTAGCCAGCTTATCCCAGGTTAACTTTAAAGAAGTTAGTAAAAAGGCGATCGCTGAAGCAACACAAAATAAAGATAAGTTTTTTAAGCAAATAAAATTAGATATTGCCCAATCTAAAGCAGCCTTACTTGATGGTTACAGTAAGAAAAGCGTCGTCTATCAAATCCAAGATTTTGTCGATAGCTTGACTCCCGTAATTGCTAAAAAAAATGGACAGAAGATCATTCGGCTAAATGATGATTCTTCTAATTCAGATGATATCAATACGAGCCTCATTAGTTTTTGTACCGATTCATTGGAAAAATGGGCAACAGAGGAATGGCATAAAGTTAGTCATGTTTACTGTAATGGGGGTTTATACGGTTTATTAGACAGATTAGAGAAAAAAACTAAAATCATTCCCCAAGTATTATCCGAATCTCCCTTTTCTACTCCCAATGATATTAATGTGCAAAATAATTTTCTGATTTCTTTTGCCGGGACTAATTGTGAAACTATCCACAAGCAGAAGTCTCTTGGTGCATACATTATGAAGCAACTTAGAAGTCAGATGATGCAGATAATGATGATGCTGACTCTGGTGCTGGGCTTTGTCGGTATTAAATCTAGTAAAAGTCAAATGATGCAAAACCTTTCAGGGACATTTAAGCAGCAACCTTGGCTGTTTGGGATATTTGTCTGTGGAATTATCTTTCTTTTGATCAACAGCTACAACAGCGAGAACGATCTAAAATTGGATGAAGCAGAAGTCAAACTGAAAAAAGACTTATCTAGTTACTATCAATCTTTTACCAAAAATCTACTAGATAAGGTAGTTCAAGATATCACCTTAAACCTTGAATTAGAAGATAAACAAATTGCTGATGGACTAGAAATTGTCAGCGAAGCCTATAGCGATCGCCTGGTAGAAATTGAAAAAAAACAAATTCAAATTCAGAACAATTTAGATAAATATACGGCGCAACAGAAAAGCTTGATCACAGAATTATCGGAATTTGAAAAACTCAAGCAAATGTAATTATCCAAAACAAAACTTTGAATAGACCTGGATGTTTCAAAACTTGTGACACATTCCTCACTTCCACTGATTCAATTGTTTCGCTTACTTATATAGCTTCGTGAGCGGGTAATATGATTTAAGTTTTCAGCTAAGACACATCATTTATCCTTTTTAGCTATTAGCTATCAGTTTTTAAATACCTAACATAAAAGTTGATCGTAGTCATCTATATTAACTAAAAAGTAAAACAATATAACTTATTTTTAAAAACCAATCAAGGAGTATAAAATCAGACAAAGGTATAGAATAAAAAAAATAAGAGGGATAAATTTTTCTAAAACAGTTAAGCGTTTGTAGGTTTTTAGGAGTTTTGTTTTTTTGTTTCTTTTATCGGTTCTATTTAGGCTAGTTATCAAAACGGTAAAAAACCAAAAAAGACGGCTTCTACCTTTTCGTTTTGCTACGTTACTATCTAAAAATGAAATTAAAATCCAGATGCCAAAAATCAGAATATTATCCATGATATATCTACTACTATATAGTTTAATGTGCAAGTATTAGCTAACCTTTATCTATTTTTTTTGCTATTTCTTTTATGGCTAAACTAAAAGCATAAGGTTCAAAAGCGATAGAAAAAAATGATTATTTCTTCATTTGTTTTCTTTGTGATTTTTCAATAATTTATTAGTTTCAACTCCAACTTTTCATAACTGAATCCTAAATCAAACAGTTAAGTAAAACATCTGAAAAACGTCTCGTATTGTTTATCAACGAAAGAAGTAAACAGTCTCTAACTTTTGCTTATCTATTAGGTATACTTCTCTATGATCAAAGTGATATCGTGATTCTCAATCGAATAAGATGTGGTGCAAGTAAAATCAATTTGAAAATCATGGCAATTCAAAAGCTATTAATTTTTTGAGACCAAAACAATGCGATAACGTGCCTTACCCGTCAAAACCTGATCCATCGTCTCGTTTACCTGGCTCAAAGACATGGTTTCGATCTGCGGTTTAATCTGCTTAACGGCAGCAAAATCTAGCATTTACTGCATATATCTGCGATCGCCTACCACACTCCCTACTATCTCTTTTAAGATACAAGGAGAAAAGTTCGGGTATTTATTCGAGTACTTAGAGCGAAAGAGCTATTCGGCAAAGTCAGAGAACAGCTAGAAAAATTGGTTTAATTTTCAAAAATTACGGAAATATTGAGATAAAAGAACATTCTTTTTTGAGATTAGAAAATTTTTGTATTCTTATAATTACATACCAATTAAATAATTTGGCAAGCTCATGCAGGGAAAAATCTTAGGCTCGCGTTATCTGGTACTTGAATATATTGCTAAAGGTGGATTTGGCAAAACCTATCTAGCAGAAGATACTCAATTACCAGGGAAAGATCGCTGCGTTGTCAAACAACTTTACCCCAGCGTCGACGATCCTAATTTTATTAAGGTAGCTAGACGCTTATTTAAAAAAGAGGCAGAAACTCTTAACTCTTTGGGTATTCACAACCAAATACCTCGGCTTCTGGCGTATTTTGAGGAAGATGAGAAATTTTATTTAGTACAGCAATACATTGAAGGTCATACTTTAACTAAAGAACTTTCAGGCGAACCTTGGTCAGAAGCGAAAGTTATTGAACTACTTAAAGATTGTTTAGGTATTCTTAATTTTATTCATACTAAAGGAGTTATCCATCGGGATGTTAAACCCGATAATCTGATTCGTCGTCAATCAGATAATAAGTTGGTACTGGTGGATTTTGGAACGGTCAAAGAGGTCATTGATGAGCAAACCCAATTAGTTCCTGCGACTGTGGCGGTGGGAACAAGAGGCTATATGCCTACAGAGCAAGCAAGAGGCATACCACGCATCACTAGCGACATCTATGCCTTAGGAGTCATTGCAATTCAAGCTTTGACTGGTATGCATCCCATCAAGCTTGAGGAAAACGATCATGGAGAGATAGTTTGGCAGTATCAGGCTCAATGCAGTCGACAACTGGCTGAAATTGTCTCAAAAATGACGCGATATCATTTTAAAGAACGGTATCAATCGACTCAAGAAATTCTCGCAGCTTTAGCTGGTTTAAATGGTTTAGAGATTGAAGTTTCCCCAACCGAGGCAGTTCAATATACCCCAACAATGCATCTGAGTACTTCTCAATTGGCGAATATGGGTGAAAATCATCCAGCCACCTCTGTAGAACCTTCAGCTGTAATTGGCGATCGCGTGGTTATAACTTCTCCTGAAAACGCAACTAGTTTTTCAGCAAAACCACCTGAACTATCGAAACTCTCTACCGACAATTCTCCTTCCTCAGAATCTGCTAAATCCAATCTACCTGAAAACGAATCTAATTCCATGTCCAAGACTCAAAAAACTGGTAAAACTCTGACCACTCTAGGAATAGCTTTAGCAGTAGGCGCGATCGCTTCTGGGGGAATGTATTTTCTTAATCAGCGAACCGAGCAAACTACTCAGGCTAGTATCGAAGAACAAGTAGAGCGTTTGACCTCCATGGTTGAAAAGCAAGATTATCAAGGCTGCTATGAAGAAGTGGTTAATCTGAATGCTCAAGAGTCGCTAACTGAAGCTAAGAGTATGCCTAAAGAGCAACAACAGGAATTTGAAGCTCAGTGTGGTTTAGGCCAAGCAAAGGAAGAGGCAAATAATCTTAACTACAGTGCCGCATTAGCGATCGCCAAAACCCTACCGCAAAACACTTCTGTCAATGCCGAAATTCAACAACAAATAGAGTCTTGGTCACAACAGTTACTAAAACAGGCTACCAAACTTTACGAACAAGAAGGAAAACTTGCTGAGGCGATCGAGATCGTTCAACAAATTCCTCAAGACAGTGCTGTCAGACCACAAGTCATTGATGCTCAAGATAGTTGGAAAGCTG
This genomic window contains:
- a CDS encoding FHA domain-containing protein — its product is MPPKADKLSQTIESLQLFVTRKAQEREDLADISRQLAQLNKTLSHKKLTLQIVSDKLQLAQAVFDLINNQRELKRFFQLKFDELPDIPEPNAPQESVSLKLRQNLNNATGLQQYVELSPHRKYLIGRSPKADIAINPQLYQGVSWQHAAVRSLVAAGKTQWHIDDCQSTNGTFVNGERVQDSQALSSGDVITLACPRAGINVAEFLFSIRVDNSDREENKEYWDIVDCDLLMVTVDSQQGLTPEVKEFIQKLDLTYISQLYLLVDTPDSKQEPEAAKIADTNLKTIDTWLKSLPKSKWEVVPLFLKPWYTEDLGEIDPRQQKKQERFAKILGNVVKRQPENILAKRITVKVVRAAEPIEPLLEEQQQELSEKLAQEQQELASLSQVNFKEVSKKAIAEATQNKDKFFKQIKLDIAQSKAALLDGYSKKSVVYQIQDFVDSLTPVIAKKNGQKIIRLNDDSSNSDDINTSLISFCTDSLEKWATEEWHKVSHVYCNGGLYGLLDRLEKKTKIIPQVLSESPFSTPNDINVQNNFLISFAGTNCETIHKQKSLGAYIMKQLRSQMMQIMMMLTLVLGFVGIKSSKSQMMQNLSGTFKQQPWLFGIFVCGIIFLLINSYNSENDLKLDEAEVKLKKDLSSYYQSFTKNLLDKVVQDITLNLELEDKQIADGLEIVSEAYSDRLVEIEKKQIQIQNNLDKYTAQQKSLITELSEFEKLKQM
- a CDS encoding serine/threonine-protein kinase, which gives rise to MQGKILGSRYLVLEYIAKGGFGKTYLAEDTQLPGKDRCVVKQLYPSVDDPNFIKVARRLFKKEAETLNSLGIHNQIPRLLAYFEEDEKFYLVQQYIEGHTLTKELSGEPWSEAKVIELLKDCLGILNFIHTKGVIHRDVKPDNLIRRQSDNKLVLVDFGTVKEVIDEQTQLVPATVAVGTRGYMPTEQARGIPRITSDIYALGVIAIQALTGMHPIKLEENDHGEIVWQYQAQCSRQLAEIVSKMTRYHFKERYQSTQEILAALAGLNGLEIEVSPTEAVQYTPTMHLSTSQLANMGENHPATSVEPSAVIGDRVVITSPENATSFSAKPPELSKLSTDNSPSSESAKSNLPENESNSMSKTQKTGKTLTTLGIALAVGAIASGGMYFLNQRTEQTTQASIEEQVERLTSMVEKQDYQGCYEEVVNLNAQESLTEAKSMPKEQQQEFEAQCGLGQAKEEANNLNYSAALAIAKTLPQNTSVNAEIQQQIESWSQQLLKQATKLYEQEGKLAEAIEIVQQIPQDSAVRPQVIDAQDSWKAESEKNEAIIHTAEKALSEENWQYAKQQATKVKDSPAMYWQKQAKAIISQAEEGIAATSPAEQSEPVKAIAPAPPPKVVTPVSPAPKVIVPKPEPKPPVTSTPPEQLRDLGSDTYSAPSNNAPLRDL